The following proteins come from a genomic window of Sphaerisporangium rubeum:
- a CDS encoding neutral zinc metallopeptidase yields the protein MGKSSVVLLPAVVASLLAGGTAHAAAAPPASYPIKNASGLTKNALYTSGRLPVTNCPERPVRAGSAASVRTYLNTLVKCLDVTWSAHFLQAHMPFSMPKVRYITKPEKVCGEKWRKNVQGLYCTSTRQITIILDRDVVNHPQDLFLMDVIAHEYGHHIQNITGIWGEYLRLPSRGKSEYNEQTRRNELQAECLAGAFIGSVYKSLDRTPADWRDLLDSTRRSGDEIYKIRDHGKGKNIANWLNRGFKAAGPSACNTWIARPEMVA from the coding sequence ATGGGCAAGTCCTCCGTGGTCCTCCTCCCCGCCGTCGTGGCGTCCCTCCTGGCAGGCGGCACCGCGCACGCCGCCGCGGCGCCGCCGGCCTCGTACCCCATCAAGAACGCGAGCGGCCTCACCAAGAACGCGCTGTACACCTCGGGCCGGCTCCCCGTGACGAACTGCCCCGAGCGTCCCGTGCGCGCCGGCTCGGCGGCGTCGGTGCGCACCTACCTGAACACGCTGGTCAAGTGCCTGGACGTGACCTGGAGCGCGCACTTCCTCCAGGCGCACATGCCGTTCTCCATGCCGAAGGTGCGCTACATCACCAAGCCGGAGAAGGTGTGCGGCGAGAAGTGGCGCAAGAACGTGCAGGGGCTCTACTGCACCTCCACCCGGCAGATCACCATCATCCTGGACCGCGACGTGGTGAACCACCCGCAGGACCTGTTCCTCATGGACGTCATCGCGCACGAGTACGGCCACCACATCCAGAACATCACCGGCATCTGGGGCGAGTACCTGCGCCTGCCGAGCCGCGGCAAGTCCGAGTACAACGAGCAGACCCGCAGGAACGAGCTCCAGGCCGAGTGCCTCGCCGGAGCGTTCATCGGCAGCGTCTACAAGTCCCTGGACCGCACCCCGGCGGACTGGCGTGACCTGCTGGACTCCACGCGCCGCAGCGGCGACGAGATCTACAAGATCCGCGACCACGGCAAGGGGAAGAACATCGCCAACTGGCTGAACCGCGGCTTCAAGGCCGCCGGCCCCTCCGCCTGCAACACCTGGATCGCGCGTCCGGAGATGGTGGCCTGA
- a CDS encoding amino acid permease, with the protein MTIFRTKSVEHSLEDTEAPEHRLRRRLSALDLTVFGVGVIVGTGIFVLTGEVAKETAGPAVALSFIVAGVVCGLAALCYAEFASAVPVAGSAYTFSYATVGEFPAWIVGWDLMLEMALGAAVVAVGWSGYFSELLTTMGIRLPEAVAGENAVFNVPAVVIVLILTWVLVAGIKLSARVNLIVVTIKVAVILLVVVAGLFFVSKANYTPFVPPAEATPKVGGLQAPLIQLLFGITPVSFGVFGVFAGAAIVFFAFIGFDVVATAAEETRDPQRDLPIGIIGSLVVCTVLYVAVSLVVVGMRPYDRLSTEAPLATAFREVGQPWLATIISIGALAGLTTVVMILMLGQSRVFFAMSRDNLLPRSLATVHPHYGTPYRITLIIGGVTALLAGLIPLSALAELVNIGTLFAFVLVSISVVILRRTRPDLPRSFRTPLVPVVPALAAVACLYLMVNLPVETWLRFFVWMLIGVVVYFAYGARHSRVAARETTRDATG; encoded by the coding sequence ATGACGATTTTCCGCACCAAGTCCGTGGAGCACTCGCTGGAGGACACCGAGGCTCCCGAGCATCGGCTGCGGCGCAGGCTCAGCGCGCTCGACCTCACCGTTTTCGGGGTGGGGGTGATCGTCGGGACCGGCATCTTCGTGCTGACCGGCGAGGTCGCCAAGGAGACCGCTGGCCCCGCCGTGGCGCTGTCGTTCATCGTCGCCGGGGTGGTGTGCGGGCTCGCGGCGCTCTGCTACGCCGAGTTCGCCTCCGCCGTGCCGGTCGCCGGGTCGGCGTACACGTTCTCCTACGCCACGGTCGGCGAGTTCCCCGCCTGGATCGTCGGGTGGGACCTCATGCTGGAGATGGCGCTCGGCGCGGCCGTGGTCGCCGTGGGCTGGTCGGGGTACTTCTCCGAGCTGCTCACGACCATGGGGATACGGCTACCCGAGGCCGTCGCGGGGGAGAACGCCGTGTTCAACGTCCCCGCGGTCGTCATCGTGCTCATCCTCACCTGGGTGCTGGTGGCCGGCATCAAGCTGTCGGCGCGGGTCAACCTCATCGTGGTGACGATCAAGGTGGCGGTGATCCTGCTGGTCGTCGTCGCCGGGCTGTTCTTCGTGAGCAAGGCCAACTACACGCCGTTCGTCCCCCCGGCCGAGGCCACCCCCAAGGTCGGCGGGCTCCAGGCGCCGCTGATCCAGCTCCTGTTCGGCATCACCCCCGTCTCCTTCGGGGTGTTCGGCGTCTTCGCCGGCGCCGCCATCGTCTTCTTCGCGTTCATCGGGTTCGACGTCGTGGCCACCGCCGCCGAGGAGACCCGCGACCCGCAGCGCGACCTGCCGATCGGCATCATCGGCTCCCTCGTCGTCTGCACCGTGCTGTACGTCGCGGTGTCGCTCGTCGTCGTCGGCATGCGGCCCTACGACCGGCTGAGCACCGAGGCGCCGCTCGCCACGGCGTTCCGCGAGGTGGGGCAACCCTGGCTCGCCACGATCATCAGCATCGGCGCGCTGGCCGGCCTGACCACCGTCGTCATGATCCTCATGCTGGGTCAGAGCCGGGTGTTCTTCGCGATGAGCAGGGACAACCTGCTGCCGCGGTCGCTGGCCACCGTGCACCCCCACTACGGCACGCCGTACCGCATCACGCTGATCATCGGTGGGGTGACCGCGCTGCTCGCGGGGCTGATCCCGCTGTCGGCGCTCGCCGAGCTGGTGAACATCGGCACGCTGTTCGCGTTCGTGCTGGTGTCCATCAGCGTGGTGATCCTGCGGCGGACCCGGCCCGACCTGCCGCGGTCGTTCCGCACACCGCTCGTGCCGGTCGTGCCGGCCCTGGCGGCGGTGGCGTGCCTGTACCTCATGGTGAACCTCCCCGTCGAGACATGGCTGCGGTTCTTCGTGTGGATGCTGATCGGCGTCGTCGTCTACTTCGCCTACGGCGCGCGGCACAGCCGGGTCGCGGCACGCGAGACCACGCGGGACGCCACGGG
- the dxs gene encoding 1-deoxy-D-xylulose-5-phosphate synthase, whose protein sequence is MSERSRRPGDPGSLLETVKGPGDLKRLEADELPRLAEEIRELLIATTSRTGGHLGPNLGVVELTIAMHRVFDSPRDRILWDTGHQAYVHKILTGRADDFATLRQEGGLSGYPSQAESPHDVIENSHASTALSYADGLAKAYKLRGEHDRTVVAVIGDGALTGGMAWEALNNIAGHAKDPERPLVIVVNDNGRSYSPTIGGLASHLASLRMTQNYEHMLEFVKHNLGRVPVVGAPLYETLHGVKKGIKDVLAPQVMFEDLGLKYVGPIDGHDEPAVEAALTRARDFRGPVIVHVLTTKGSGYRPAEDHDEDCFHSPQPFDVATGEERPKPHGWTNVFSDELVRLGGERRDIVAITAAMLHPTGLAAFAEAFPDRTYDVGIAEQHAVTSAAGLALGGLHPVVAVYATFLNRAFDQLLMDVALHRLPVTVVLDRAGVTGDDGASHNGMWDMSILQVVPGLSIAAPRDATRLRELLGEAVQVTDAPTVVRFPKGAVPADIPAAGRLGGMDVLHPAADDQPAAGERQERGRVLLVAAGAMAHICVEAARLLADNGVAATVVDPRWVKPLDAALVTAAAEHDLVAVAEDNGRVSGVGDAVARLLRDAGVLTPVRTYGIPQQFLSHAKRPTILTEIGLTPDHLATDLTKALKDPSTPQISL, encoded by the coding sequence GTGAGCGAGCGGAGCCGGCGACCAGGCGATCCGGGCAGTCTGCTGGAGACGGTGAAAGGTCCGGGAGATCTCAAGCGCCTGGAGGCCGACGAGCTGCCACGGCTGGCCGAGGAGATCCGCGAGCTGCTGATCGCCACCACGTCGCGCACCGGCGGCCACCTCGGGCCCAACCTCGGTGTGGTCGAGCTCACCATCGCCATGCACCGGGTCTTCGACTCGCCGCGCGACCGCATCCTGTGGGACACCGGCCACCAGGCGTACGTCCACAAGATCCTCACCGGCCGCGCCGACGACTTCGCGACCCTGCGCCAGGAAGGCGGGCTGTCCGGCTACCCCAGCCAGGCCGAGTCCCCCCACGACGTCATCGAGAACTCCCACGCCTCCACGGCCCTGTCGTACGCCGACGGGCTCGCCAAGGCGTACAAGCTGCGCGGCGAGCACGACCGCACCGTGGTCGCCGTGATCGGCGACGGCGCGCTGACCGGCGGCATGGCCTGGGAGGCGCTCAACAACATCGCCGGCCACGCCAAGGACCCCGAGCGGCCGCTGGTGATCGTGGTCAACGACAACGGCCGGTCCTACTCGCCGACCATCGGCGGCCTCGCCTCCCACCTGGCCTCGCTGCGCATGACGCAGAACTACGAGCACATGCTGGAGTTCGTCAAGCACAACCTCGGCCGCGTCCCCGTGGTCGGCGCGCCGCTCTACGAGACGCTGCACGGCGTCAAGAAGGGCATCAAGGACGTCCTCGCGCCGCAGGTGATGTTCGAGGACCTCGGCCTGAAGTACGTCGGGCCCATCGACGGCCACGACGAGCCGGCCGTCGAGGCGGCGCTGACCCGCGCGCGCGACTTCCGCGGCCCGGTCATCGTGCACGTGCTCACCACCAAGGGCAGCGGCTACCGGCCCGCCGAGGACCACGACGAGGACTGCTTCCACTCGCCGCAGCCGTTCGACGTCGCCACCGGCGAGGAGCGGCCAAAGCCCCACGGGTGGACCAACGTCTTCAGCGACGAGCTGGTGCGCCTCGGCGGTGAGCGCCGCGACATCGTGGCGATCACCGCCGCCATGCTGCACCCCACCGGGCTCGCCGCGTTCGCCGAGGCGTTCCCCGACCGCACCTACGACGTCGGCATCGCCGAGCAGCACGCGGTGACCAGCGCGGCCGGGCTGGCCCTCGGCGGCCTGCACCCCGTGGTCGCCGTGTACGCGACCTTCCTCAACCGCGCCTTCGACCAGCTCCTGATGGACGTCGCGCTGCACCGCCTGCCGGTCACGGTGGTCCTCGACCGCGCCGGCGTCACCGGCGACGACGGCGCCAGCCACAACGGCATGTGGGACATGTCCATCCTGCAGGTCGTGCCGGGCCTGTCCATCGCGGCCCCGCGCGACGCCACCCGGCTGCGCGAGCTGCTCGGCGAGGCCGTCCAGGTCACCGACGCGCCGACCGTGGTCCGTTTCCCCAAGGGGGCCGTCCCCGCCGACATCCCGGCCGCCGGCCGGCTCGGCGGCATGGACGTGCTCCACCCCGCCGCCGACGACCAGCCCGCGGCCGGGGAGCGGCAGGAGCGAGGCCGGGTGCTGCTGGTGGCCGCCGGCGCGATGGCCCACATCTGCGTCGAGGCGGCACGGCTGCTCGCGGACAACGGCGTCGCCGCGACCGTGGTGGACCCCCGCTGGGTGAAGCCGCTCGACGCGGCCCTGGTGACCGCCGCCGCCGAGCATGACCTCGTGGCCGTCGCCGAGGACAACGGCCGGGTGAGCGGCGTCGGTGACGCCGTGGCCCGCCTGCTGCGCGACGCCGGCGTGCTCACCCCGGTGCGCACCTACGGCATCCCCCAGCAGTTCCTCTCCCACGCCAAGCGTCCCACCATCCTCACCGAGATCGGCCTCACTCCCGACCACCTCGCCACCGACCTCACCAAGGCCCTGAAGGACCCGTCGACCCCCCAGATCTCCCTGTAG
- a CDS encoding sugar ABC transporter substrate-binding protein, with translation MRKGILGLTAAAAALSLGLTACGGDGGTGGDTSASGGASAPAEAKPGKIGVILPDSKSSARWETADRKYLQEAFEAAGVAYDIQNAQGDKTAFQTIADQMITNGATVLVIVNLDSGTGKAVLDKAKSQGVATIDYDRLTLGGSASYYVSFDNVKVGTLQGEGLVKCLTDKKAEKPIVAELNGSPTDNNATLFKQGYDGVLQPKYDSGDYTKGPDQSVPDWDNAKGGQIFEQMLTSEPKIAGVLAANDGLGNAAITVLKKQKLNGKVPVTGQDATVEGLQNILAGDQCMTVYKAIKKEADATAELAIALAKGEKPNVSGSVKDPEGNRDVPSVLLDPQPIYFDSVKDVVADGYVAKEDLCKGDFADKCTEAGVQ, from the coding sequence ATGCGCAAGGGGATCCTCGGCCTGACCGCCGCCGCGGCGGCGCTTTCTCTCGGTCTCACCGCCTGCGGGGGCGACGGCGGCACCGGCGGCGACACCTCTGCCAGCGGTGGCGCCTCGGCCCCCGCCGAGGCCAAGCCGGGCAAGATCGGCGTCATCCTGCCGGACAGCAAGTCCTCGGCCCGCTGGGAGACCGCGGACCGCAAGTACCTCCAGGAGGCCTTCGAGGCCGCCGGGGTGGCGTACGACATCCAGAACGCGCAGGGCGACAAGACGGCCTTCCAGACCATCGCCGACCAGATGATCACCAACGGCGCGACCGTCCTGGTGATCGTGAACCTGGACAGCGGCACCGGCAAGGCCGTCCTCGACAAGGCCAAGTCGCAGGGTGTCGCCACCATCGACTACGACCGCCTCACCCTCGGCGGCAGCGCCTCCTACTACGTGAGCTTCGACAACGTGAAGGTCGGCACCCTGCAGGGTGAGGGCCTCGTCAAGTGCCTCACCGACAAGAAGGCCGAGAAGCCGATCGTGGCCGAGCTGAACGGCTCGCCGACCGACAACAACGCCACCCTGTTCAAGCAGGGCTACGACGGTGTGCTCCAGCCGAAGTACGACTCCGGCGACTACACCAAGGGCCCCGACCAGTCCGTGCCGGACTGGGACAACGCCAAGGGTGGCCAGATCTTCGAGCAGATGCTGACCTCCGAGCCCAAGATCGCCGGCGTGCTCGCCGCGAACGACGGCCTCGGCAACGCCGCCATCACCGTGCTCAAGAAGCAGAAGCTCAACGGCAAGGTCCCGGTCACCGGCCAGGACGCCACCGTCGAAGGCCTGCAGAACATCCTCGCCGGCGACCAGTGCATGACGGTCTACAAGGCCATCAAGAAGGAAGCCGACGCCACCGCCGAGCTCGCCATCGCGCTGGCCAAGGGTGAGAAGCCGAACGTCAGCGGTTCGGTGAAGGACCCCGAGGGCAACCGGGACGTCCCGTCGGTCCTGCTCGACCCGCAGCCGATCTACTTCGACAGCGTCAAGGACGTCGTCGCGGACGGCTACGTGGCCAAGGAAGACCTGTGCAAGGGCGACTTCGCCGACAAGTGCACCGAGGCCGGAGTCCAGTAG
- a CDS encoding ROK family transcriptional regulator: protein MRAGPSQDEIRRQNLGALLRHVHLGGPTSRAELTNLLGLNRSTIMALTADLTAAGLVREELPREKRRAGRPSLVVRPESSMVYVMAFDIGVDRLVAARVGLGGVVLDRRETVRPRGPFVLEDLVGPLVAYSRQMLGRARRGAVCVGVGVAVSGGVRNTDGMVRYSPNIGATDVPLGAVLGERLALGVPVVVGNDANLGALAEQARGVAVNCRDLVYLHGDVGVGGGVIASGRLLGGHGGYGGEIGHMVVNAGGRSCGCGSRGCLESEVGERALLEAAGRFGSQTGRDAVRSVVDAADRGDVLAQEALNRVGDWLGLGVANLVNIFNPEIVIFGGTLREIYLGAAAQVRSRITTDVIGAAREALRLRTPLLGDDTTLVGAAELAFDQVLADPLDTLSRAGESPASGG from the coding sequence ATGCGCGCGGGCCCCTCGCAGGACGAGATCCGGCGCCAGAACCTCGGTGCTCTCCTGCGGCACGTGCACCTCGGCGGCCCGACCTCACGGGCCGAGCTCACGAACCTGCTGGGGCTCAACCGCAGCACCATCATGGCCCTCACCGCCGACCTGACGGCGGCGGGCCTGGTGCGCGAGGAACTGCCGCGGGAGAAGCGCAGAGCGGGCCGTCCCTCACTGGTGGTGCGGCCCGAGTCCTCGATGGTGTACGTCATGGCGTTCGACATCGGGGTGGACCGGCTGGTCGCGGCCCGCGTGGGACTCGGCGGCGTGGTCCTGGACCGCAGGGAGACCGTGCGTCCGCGGGGGCCGTTCGTCCTTGAGGACCTGGTCGGGCCGCTCGTGGCGTACTCGCGGCAGATGCTCGGCCGCGCGCGGCGCGGCGCGGTCTGCGTCGGCGTCGGCGTGGCGGTCTCCGGCGGTGTGCGCAACACCGACGGCATGGTGCGCTACAGCCCCAACATCGGCGCCACCGACGTGCCGCTCGGCGCGGTGCTCGGTGAGCGGCTGGCCCTCGGGGTGCCGGTGGTGGTCGGCAACGACGCCAACCTCGGCGCGCTGGCCGAGCAGGCCAGGGGGGTCGCGGTGAACTGCCGCGACCTCGTGTACCTGCACGGCGACGTCGGCGTCGGCGGCGGGGTGATCGCGTCGGGACGGCTGCTCGGCGGCCACGGCGGGTACGGCGGCGAGATCGGCCACATGGTGGTCAACGCCGGGGGACGCTCCTGTGGCTGCGGGTCACGCGGCTGCCTGGAGTCGGAGGTGGGGGAGCGGGCCCTGCTGGAGGCCGCGGGCCGGTTCGGGTCGCAGACCGGCAGGGACGCCGTGCGCTCGGTGGTCGACGCCGCCGACCGCGGCGACGTGCTCGCGCAGGAGGCGCTCAACCGGGTCGGCGACTGGCTCGGCCTCGGCGTGGCCAACCTCGTCAACATCTTCAACCCCGAGATCGTGATCTTCGGCGGCACGCTTCGTGAGATCTACCTCGGCGCGGCGGCGCAGGTGCGCAGCCGGATCACCACCGACGTGATCGGCGCCGCACGTGAGGCGCTGCGGCTGCGCACCCCGTTGCTCGGCGACGACACCACATTGGTCGGCGCGGCCGAACTGGCCTTCGACCAGGTGCTCGCCGACCCGCTGGACACGCTGTCGCGGGCCGGCGAGTCACCCGCGAGCGGGGGCTGA
- a CDS encoding ATP-binding cassette domain-containing protein — translation MATQPVLEVRGLDKSFGPVQVLHDVAFSANAGEVTALVGDNGAGKSTLVKCIGGIHPIDSGEYLFAGKPVHVNSPREAAELGIEIVYQDLALCDNLDIVQNMFLGRERRSGLVLDEATMEEMAAKTLESLSVRTVKSIRQLVSSLSGGQRQTVAIAKAVLWNSKVVILDEPTAALGVAQTAQVLELVRRLADQGLAVVLISHNLNDVFAVSDRIAALYLGRMAAQVKTSDVTHSQVVELITSGRSGELGLQNLNGATA, via the coding sequence GTGGCAACCCAACCCGTTCTGGAGGTCCGAGGGCTCGACAAGAGCTTCGGCCCCGTGCAGGTGCTGCACGACGTGGCCTTCTCCGCAAACGCGGGAGAGGTCACCGCCCTGGTCGGCGACAACGGCGCCGGCAAGTCGACCCTGGTCAAGTGCATCGGCGGCATCCATCCGATCGACTCGGGTGAGTACCTCTTCGCCGGCAAGCCGGTCCATGTGAACTCCCCGCGCGAGGCGGCGGAGCTCGGCATCGAGATCGTCTACCAGGACCTCGCGCTGTGCGACAACCTGGACATCGTCCAGAACATGTTCCTCGGCAGGGAACGCCGCAGCGGCCTGGTCCTCGACGAGGCCACGATGGAGGAGATGGCGGCCAAGACCCTGGAGAGCCTGTCGGTCCGCACCGTCAAGTCCATCAGGCAGCTCGTCTCCAGCCTGTCCGGCGGCCAGCGGCAGACCGTGGCCATCGCCAAGGCCGTGCTGTGGAACAGCAAGGTCGTCATCCTGGACGAGCCCACCGCCGCGCTCGGCGTCGCGCAGACCGCGCAGGTGCTGGAGCTCGTGCGCCGGCTGGCCGACCAGGGCCTCGCGGTGGTGCTCATCTCCCACAACCTGAACGACGTCTTCGCGGTGTCCGACCGGATCGCCGCGTTGTACCTGGGTCGCATGGCCGCGCAGGTCAAGACCTCGGACGTGACCCACTCGCAGGTGGTCGAGCTCATCACCTCGGGACGCAGCGGAGAGCTCGGCCTGCAGAATCTCAACGGAGCCACGGCATGA
- a CDS encoding sugar ABC transporter permease codes for MSTTTIPEKPVAQTPSIGGNVRGYLERVRGGDMGALPAIFGLIVLCVAFAIMRPVFLSAINFANLFTQGAAVAVIAMGLVFVLLLGEIDLSAGYTSGVCAAVLAVTLATYGLPWYVAVLAAMIAGVVIGLLLGTLVAKVGIPSFVVTLAAFLGFQGLLLLLVREGTNVAVRDPVIIAIENNNMAPALGWALYAVCVLGYALVQIVRARRRAGRGLAADPITLIAVRVGALAVIGGLAVYFLNLERSRNALIVSLKGVPIVVPIVVALLIFWTFILRRTAFGRHIYAVGGNAEAARRAGINVDRIRISAFMICSGMAAVGGVIAASQASSVDPNTGGSDVLLFAVGAAVIGGTSLFGGKGRVLDAILGGAVVAVINNGMGLMGYSASVKYIVTGLVLLLAAGVDALSRKRAAASGLR; via the coding sequence ATGAGTACGACGACGATCCCCGAGAAGCCGGTCGCGCAGACACCGAGCATCGGCGGCAACGTCCGCGGTTACCTTGAGCGCGTCAGGGGCGGCGACATGGGAGCCCTCCCGGCGATCTTCGGTCTCATCGTGCTGTGCGTGGCGTTCGCCATCATGCGGCCGGTGTTCCTGTCGGCGATCAACTTCGCCAACCTGTTCACCCAGGGTGCGGCGGTGGCCGTCATCGCGATGGGCCTGGTCTTCGTCCTGCTCCTCGGCGAGATCGACCTGTCCGCCGGCTACACCAGCGGCGTCTGCGCCGCGGTGCTCGCGGTCACGCTCGCGACCTACGGCCTGCCGTGGTACGTGGCGGTGCTCGCCGCGATGATCGCCGGCGTGGTGATCGGCCTGCTGCTCGGCACGCTGGTCGCCAAGGTCGGCATCCCGTCGTTCGTGGTGACGCTGGCCGCGTTCCTCGGCTTCCAGGGCCTGCTGCTGCTCCTGGTCCGTGAGGGCACCAACGTCGCGGTCCGCGACCCGGTGATCATCGCGATCGAGAACAACAACATGGCCCCGGCGCTCGGCTGGGCCCTGTACGCCGTCTGCGTGCTCGGCTACGCGCTGGTGCAGATCGTGCGGGCCAGGCGCCGCGCCGGTCGCGGGCTCGCGGCCGACCCGATCACGCTCATCGCGGTACGGGTGGGTGCGCTCGCGGTGATCGGCGGGCTCGCGGTCTACTTCCTCAACCTGGAGCGCAGCCGCAACGCGCTGATCGTGTCGCTCAAGGGTGTGCCGATCGTGGTGCCGATCGTCGTGGCGCTGCTCATCTTCTGGACGTTCATCCTGCGCCGCACCGCGTTCGGCCGCCACATCTACGCCGTCGGCGGCAACGCCGAGGCGGCGCGCCGCGCCGGCATCAACGTGGACCGCATCAGGATCAGCGCCTTCATGATCTGTTCCGGCATGGCGGCCGTCGGCGGTGTCATCGCGGCGTCGCAGGCCAGTTCGGTCGACCCCAACACCGGCGGCAGCGACGTGCTGCTGTTCGCCGTCGGAGCCGCCGTCATCGGCGGCACCAGCCTGTTCGGCGGCAAGGGACGCGTGCTCGACGCGATACTCGGCGGCGCCGTCGTCGCCGTGATCAACAACGGCATGGGCCTGATGGGGTACAGCGCGAGCGTCAAGTACATCGTCACCGGGCTGGTGCTGCTGCTGGCGGCCGGCGTCGACGCGCTGTCCAGGAAGCGGGCCGCCGCCTCAGGCCTGCGGTGA